One Proteiniborus sp. DW1 DNA segment encodes these proteins:
- the csaB gene encoding polysaccharide pyruvyl transferase CsaB, producing the protein MKRVFIFGYYGFKNAGDDAMLESIINSIKKIRSDVNISVLTYNAKYTKTTHKVGVISRSKIFEIVSAIKNCDLLISGGGSLLQDVTSSRSLIFYLGLIFMAKLFGKKVMFYGNGYGPVNKKFNKLLIKSLVSKVDLITLRDDISREELYNLGIIDNVEVTADPTFTMKSCDSNRLDEIFSIEKIPADKELVGVSIRRWKDDKKIKETIASAIDHISELGANVVLIPMKYPDDLDFSIEVKEMCKTKPFIIEDYYKPEEILGIISKMTMLVGIRLHSLIFAAIENVPMVAIEYDPKVKGFIDLVNQESVGDIGELDSINLCLSIDKVYHNRESYKKVLISKKPLLEEKARKTANMAVELLYSE; encoded by the coding sequence ATGAAGCGTGTCTTTATTTTTGGATATTATGGATTTAAGAATGCTGGCGATGATGCAATGCTTGAATCTATTATAAATAGCATAAAGAAGATAAGGTCAGATGTTAATATATCAGTATTAACCTATAATGCGAAATATACGAAGACTACACATAAGGTTGGTGTAATAAGTAGATCTAAGATTTTTGAAATAGTATCTGCAATTAAGAACTGTGATTTACTTATAAGTGGAGGAGGATCACTACTACAGGATGTAACCAGCAGCAGGTCTCTAATATTTTATTTAGGGCTTATTTTTATGGCAAAGCTCTTTGGCAAAAAAGTCATGTTTTATGGAAATGGATATGGTCCTGTTAATAAGAAATTTAATAAACTACTAATAAAAAGTCTAGTTAGCAAAGTGGATCTTATAACACTTAGAGATGATATATCTAGAGAAGAATTATATAATCTAGGAATAATTGATAATGTTGAAGTTACTGCAGATCCTACGTTTACTATGAAGTCTTGTGACTCGAACAGGCTAGATGAGATTTTTTCAATTGAAAAAATTCCAGCTGATAAGGAATTAGTTGGGGTTTCTATAAGAAGGTGGAAAGATGATAAAAAGATTAAAGAAACAATTGCTAGTGCAATAGATCATATATCTGAACTTGGTGCGAATGTTGTGCTAATTCCAATGAAATATCCTGACGATTTGGATTTTTCAATTGAAGTAAAAGAAATGTGTAAAACAAAGCCTTTTATAATAGAGGACTACTATAAGCCTGAAGAGATATTAGGAATCATTAGTAAAATGACAATGCTTGTAGGAATTAGACTTCATTCTTTGATATTTGCTGCTATCGAAAACGTTCCTATGGTAGCAATTGAATATGATCCTAAAGTTAAAGGTTTTATTGATTTAGTAAATCAAGAAAGTGTAGGAGATATTGGAGAGTTAGATTCCATTAACCTATGTTTGAGCATTGATAAAGTATATCATAATAGAGAAAGCTATAAAAAAGTTTTAATTAGTAAAAAACCACTTCTTGAAGAGAAGGCGAGAAAAACTGCAAATATGGCGGTAGAATTGCTTTATAGCGAATAG
- a CDS encoding DUF4330 domain-containing protein, producing the protein MKIIDDKGRIFGLINYIDLFIVLAFIIVLGRFVFIERDDVFPKELNSDGFQEVEILYYVKGVKDVSIKGVKIGDVFRDVTTNNVIGEVTNIDIQPSSIMTTDEKGKVVYSEIPDRFDMYLTIKGKGQVTDYDIKVANEEIKIGKTSQIQSRMNRLEAIIYGIEYN; encoded by the coding sequence ATGAAAATAATAGATGATAAAGGAAGAATCTTTGGATTAATTAATTATATTGACTTGTTTATTGTACTAGCATTTATAATAGTATTAGGAAGATTTGTGTTTATAGAAAGAGATGATGTATTTCCAAAAGAGTTGAATTCAGATGGTTTTCAAGAAGTCGAAATTCTTTATTATGTAAAAGGAGTTAAGGATGTTTCCATAAAAGGTGTTAAGATTGGGGATGTTTTTAGAGATGTAACAACTAATAATGTGATTGGTGAGGTAACAAATATAGATATACAGCCTTCCTCTATAATGACTACTGATGAAAAAGGGAAAGTAGTTTATAGTGAGATACCTGATAGATTCGATATGTATTTGACTATCAAAGGGAAAGGACAAGTTACGGATTATGATATAAAGGTGGCTAATGAAGAAATTAAGATAGGAAAAACTTCACAAATTCAAAGTAGGATGAACAGATTAGAGGCAATAATTTATGGTATTGAATATAATTAA
- a CDS encoding glycosyltransferase family 4 protein, whose amino-acid sequence MNILLVAMGLDIGGAETHVVNLARKLKRKGHYPVVISSGGVYEQEIISEQIPHYKAELDKKGLKATINSLKIMRDVVKSENIDLIHAHGRIPAFISKIISIVTHTPFMTTAHAKFDDSIKYRLISFWGEVTISVSEDIKEHLIKNFGVKEDRITVINNGIDTERFNSNIDTSRLQQEVPISVESNKVVYISRLSGTLADVARMVSDAIYKIRKQGVLIDLIVVGDGDDFSRIENYSHKINSEYGEKFIHVLGKRTDIPEILAFGDVVVAVSRSALEAMSCEKAVVLVGGEGYMGLLTDENLSVAMQNNFTGRTVKEEITTDKIANEIEKIIGKDNAIRRAKLGKLGREVVKEYFSIDSMTDETIEIYKKLINRRK is encoded by the coding sequence ATGAATATTTTACTAGTTGCTATGGGATTAGATATTGGTGGAGCAGAAACACATGTTGTAAATCTAGCAAGAAAACTTAAGAGAAAGGGACACTATCCAGTAGTGATTTCTTCAGGGGGAGTTTATGAACAAGAGATCATATCAGAGCAAATTCCTCATTATAAGGCAGAATTAGATAAAAAAGGGTTAAAAGCAACTATCAATTCACTTAAGATAATGAGAGATGTTGTAAAAAGTGAAAATATTGATTTGATTCATGCTCATGGAAGGATTCCTGCGTTTATTAGTAAAATTATTTCAATAGTCACTCATACACCATTCATGACAACGGCGCATGCTAAATTTGATGATAGTATTAAATATAGGCTTATATCTTTTTGGGGAGAAGTCACCATCTCTGTAAGTGAGGATATAAAAGAACATTTAATTAAAAACTTTGGTGTAAAGGAAGATAGGATTACAGTTATAAATAATGGAATTGATACTGAGAGATTTAACTCCAATATTGATACATCTAGGCTACAACAAGAGGTTCCTATTTCTGTAGAAAGCAATAAGGTAGTATATATAAGCAGGTTATCAGGAACATTGGCTGACGTAGCGAGGATGGTCAGTGATGCAATATATAAAATAAGAAAACAGGGAGTGCTCATTGACCTAATAGTAGTAGGCGATGGAGACGATTTTTCAAGGATTGAAAACTACTCCCATAAAATTAATTCGGAGTATGGGGAAAAATTCATTCATGTATTAGGTAAGAGAACAGATATCCCTGAAATACTGGCTTTTGGAGATGTTGTGGTAGCAGTTTCTAGATCAGCACTAGAAGCTATGTCATGCGAAAAGGCAGTTGTTTTAGTAGGTGGAGAGGGATATATGGGACTTTTGACTGATGAAAACTTATCTGTTGCAATGCAAAATAACTTCACAGGTAGAACTGTGAAGGAAGAGATTACTACGGATAAAATCGCAAATGAAATTGAAAAAATTATTGGTAAAGATAATGCTATTAGAAGAGCGAAGTTAGGGAAACTAGGTAGAGAAGTTGTCAAAGAGTATTTCTCCATTGATTCAATGACTGATGAAACCATAGAGATTTATAAGAAACTTATAAATAGGAGGAAGTAG
- a CDS encoding O-antigen ligase family protein: protein MKNILTLTENKWFPLVLGVLVALAMIFIGAVNTVGLGIGIIIIALMFKKPFYAILLYVVGLPFLQDIHIMYLGILVIGIYGVNFIKDGTFKYNYSKVNLSILLLGIIITISTLLSINPRGSFRDFAIHFVGLGILFVFLHSSKTKKDLHDLNIVLVLTATVIAAYGIYQFFNGVPMESGWLDVSQNPDIKTRVYATFENPNLLAEYLIMIFPISLGLFLYNRDFIRKMIFAFTSIIILITIGLTYSRGSWLGMAFGIVLFLMLINWKALLGLIPLGIAGLFVLPASILQRIQTIGSLQDSSNLYRFNLWIKSMDIIKDFWLSGIGIGYIPFQQVSHLYITNMAPYHTHNTYLQIAIEMGIPGLLVFIALILISFKTAVGVVLNSGQKYYRLFVAAYIASISGILVHGLAEHIFFNPKIILVFWLIFGILVNYLQLYGEERIRIINKG, encoded by the coding sequence GTGAAAAATATCCTCACTTTAACCGAAAATAAATGGTTTCCTTTAGTGTTAGGGGTATTAGTTGCCTTAGCTATGATTTTTATAGGTGCTGTTAACACTGTAGGACTAGGTATAGGAATAATTATCATTGCATTGATGTTTAAAAAACCTTTTTATGCCATTTTGTTGTATGTAGTAGGTTTACCATTTTTACAAGATATCCATATAATGTATCTAGGAATATTAGTAATTGGTATCTATGGTGTGAATTTTATAAAAGATGGGACTTTTAAATATAACTATTCTAAAGTTAATTTGAGCATATTATTGCTTGGGATTATAATTACCATAAGTACACTGCTTTCAATAAATCCGAGGGGAAGCTTCAGAGATTTTGCGATACATTTTGTAGGACTCGGTATATTATTCGTTTTCCTACACAGTAGTAAAACAAAAAAAGATCTTCACGATTTAAATATTGTGCTTGTCCTAACAGCAACAGTGATAGCAGCTTATGGTATTTACCAATTTTTTAATGGAGTACCTATGGAAAGTGGTTGGCTAGACGTATCACAAAATCCAGATATTAAAACAAGAGTCTATGCAACTTTTGAGAATCCAAATCTATTAGCTGAATATTTAATTATGATATTTCCGATTTCCTTAGGATTATTTTTATATAACAGAGACTTTATTAGAAAAATGATATTTGCTTTTACTTCAATTATTATTTTAATTACTATAGGACTTACCTATTCTAGAGGAAGTTGGCTAGGTATGGCATTTGGAATTGTTCTGTTCCTTATGCTTATAAACTGGAAGGCTCTTTTAGGGCTTATTCCTTTAGGAATAGCAGGATTATTTGTATTACCAGCATCAATATTGCAACGTATACAGACAATTGGGAGTCTACAAGACAGTTCGAATCTTTATAGATTTAATCTGTGGATAAAGTCTATGGATATAATAAAGGATTTTTGGCTTTCAGGTATCGGAATAGGATATATACCATTCCAACAAGTTTCTCATTTATATATAACAAATATGGCTCCATATCATACTCACAACACATATTTGCAGATTGCTATAGAGATGGGAATTCCGGGGCTACTAGTTTTTATTGCTCTGATTTTAATATCCTTTAAGACTGCAGTGGGGGTTGTACTAAATAGTGGACAAAAATATTACAGATTATTTGTAGCAGCATATATAGCTTCTATTTCTGGAATCCTAGTGCATGGTCTTGCTGAACATATATTTTTTAATCCCAAGATAATATTAGTTTTCTGGTTGATTTTTGGGATATTAGTAAATTATTTGCAGCTATATGGAGAAGAACGTATTAGAATAATTAATAAAGGATGA
- a CDS encoding DUF4330 domain-containing protein, with protein sequence MAFIDKKGKILGLINVVDLLIIATIIVFIVGGILKFGKLGKISEEGIQEIKMSIKVEGISDGLANAIKKDDLLKDSVRGTDFGRVIDKKITPHEEMVIGKDGKVEFLEIPDSYDVVIDIIARGTFTDNGVLLGNNSVFIGSEIRLKSSLYVFDSKIVNISE encoded by the coding sequence ATGGCTTTTATAGATAAGAAAGGTAAGATTTTGGGGTTAATTAATGTAGTGGATTTGTTAATTATTGCTACAATTATAGTTTTTATAGTAGGTGGTATACTAAAGTTTGGGAAATTAGGAAAGATTTCAGAAGAAGGCATCCAAGAAATAAAGATGAGTATTAAGGTTGAGGGCATAAGTGATGGTCTAGCAAATGCAATTAAAAAAGATGATCTTTTGAAGGATTCAGTTAGAGGAACTGACTTTGGAAGGGTTATAGATAAAAAAATAACACCGCATGAAGAAATGGTAATTGGTAAAGACGGGAAAGTAGAGTTTCTAGAAATACCGGATTCATATGATGTGGTTATAGACATAATTGCAAGAGGAACATTTACTGACAATGGGGTATTATTAGGGAACAACTCAGTTTTTATTGGCTCTGAAATAAGGTTAAAATCGTCATTGTATGTATTTGATTCAAAAATAGTAAATATTAGTGAATAG
- a CDS encoding phosphodiester glycosidase family protein, producing MIFNRNKRIFSLIVAFSIAVSTFSISFAQNVIIHERKTTETISSGVLHEHIQKFTSNGWWNINVLRVNLNDEYTEVRPIFSSDGISKRERISKMVQDKNAVAGINGDFFASFNYSSPLGIVVTDGEIVSTVTEREYNLPTIAIDMNNQVLLNYWTTSIKVITEQNNVINIKSKNKASSNYSDIRLYDINWNKKTFGNTLFNDMVEVIIVNDQVMEVRNGQPATDMPLDGYILAGAGNAGKTLLDNFKVGDKVKLEIVSYPDYENIKAALGGGAIIVREGKVFNNSNDINITGEQPRTAIGVTQDRSQLLLVTLDGRHTSYKGMSQAALANIMIELGAYEALNLDGGGSTTMVVSPIGGKPTIVNNPSDGGERSVVNGLGVFSNAPVYPIDYIKIYADDTNVFEGTSREFTIKGFDKYHNPTNIDIEDVYFEIESQYGEFTGNILRAKTPGVATVKANYNGKTAEMKVNILEEVKDIEADLAKIHLDTNSQRNLGEFYGMNDEGFTAKIEPRDISWSVVGDIGRVENNVIYSGNKATSGYITASVGSAIESILVTVGYNKAPIHGLDSYEDLGFTTYPQAVTGSISLSTDAKEGTHSLRLNYDFTQSEETRAAYVLLGSQGQGISLSGKPNKIGMWVYGNKSEHWLRGKLVDSKGTSYNIDFDKTIDWSDWKWVTADIPANIAYPIKLERVYLVETDPSKKDMGEILIDGLTSLYSVTVDNNLQIPKETTANDPLMRKSELAEGGYRFAVVSGINEADTLLKDHIGNKITKTINNTDFGLILGSYNAKFNAGLTKPNMIVNTGHGAVSHKNTLFIRLDDTKNGIRATDYNQWIWLKQKLSNPIEKNIVVSLPKEVFGDNGFTDKLEAQLLEEVLLEQRENGKNVFVITEGQKTEVQVRTGIRYIKLNKSSSNNTSDIFNLEYVLFTVNGNDISYEILPLFPKVK from the coding sequence ATGATTTTTAATAGGAATAAGAGAATATTTTCACTAATTGTGGCATTCTCTATAGCTGTATCAACTTTTAGTATCAGCTTTGCGCAAAATGTTATAATTCATGAAAGAAAAACCACTGAAACTATTTCAAGTGGTGTACTTCATGAACATATCCAAAAATTCACCAGTAATGGATGGTGGAATATAAACGTTCTTAGAGTGAACTTAAATGATGAATACACTGAGGTAAGGCCTATATTTAGTAGTGATGGAATAAGCAAGAGAGAAAGAATATCCAAAATGGTTCAAGATAAGAATGCTGTAGCAGGAATAAATGGTGATTTTTTTGCATCATTTAACTACTCTTCCCCTTTAGGCATAGTAGTTACAGATGGTGAAATTGTTTCAACCGTTACAGAGAGAGAATACAATCTTCCTACTATAGCAATTGATATGAATAACCAAGTTTTATTAAATTATTGGACTACTTCAATTAAAGTGATTACAGAGCAAAATAATGTCATTAATATTAAGTCGAAAAATAAAGCTAGCTCAAACTATAGTGATATTAGATTATATGATATAAATTGGAACAAAAAGACTTTTGGAAATACTTTGTTCAACGATATGGTAGAAGTAATCATTGTTAACGACCAAGTTATGGAAGTTAGAAATGGACAACCTGCTACGGATATGCCATTAGATGGTTACATATTAGCAGGAGCAGGTAATGCAGGGAAAACTTTATTGGATAATTTTAAAGTTGGAGATAAAGTAAAGTTAGAGATTGTAAGTTATCCAGACTATGAGAACATTAAAGCAGCTCTAGGTGGAGGGGCCATAATAGTTAGAGAAGGAAAAGTTTTTAATAATTCTAATGATATAAATATTACAGGAGAACAGCCTAGAACTGCTATTGGAGTTACACAAGATAGAAGCCAGCTTTTACTAGTTACTTTAGACGGCAGACATACTTCGTATAAAGGAATGTCACAGGCAGCTCTTGCTAATATAATGATTGAATTAGGTGCTTATGAAGCTCTTAATCTAGATGGCGGTGGTTCCACAACAATGGTAGTAAGTCCAATTGGTGGCAAGCCAACTATTGTAAACAATCCTTCAGATGGAGGAGAAAGGTCAGTTGTTAATGGCTTAGGAGTATTTAGCAATGCTCCTGTTTATCCAATAGATTATATCAAGATTTACGCTGATGACACTAATGTATTTGAAGGGACTTCAAGAGAATTTACTATTAAGGGATTTGATAAATATCACAATCCAACAAATATTGATATTGAAGACGTGTATTTTGAAATAGAGAGCCAATATGGTGAATTTACAGGGAATATATTGAGAGCGAAAACACCAGGGGTAGCTACAGTTAAGGCTAATTATAACGGAAAAACTGCTGAGATGAAAGTCAACATTCTTGAAGAAGTAAAAGATATTGAAGCAGACTTAGCTAAAATACATTTAGACACTAATAGTCAAAGAAACCTAGGTGAATTTTATGGTATGAATGATGAAGGCTTTACTGCGAAAATAGAGCCTAGGGATATAAGCTGGAGTGTAGTAGGAGATATTGGGAGAGTAGAAAATAATGTTATATACAGTGGGAACAAAGCAACATCAGGATATATAACTGCTTCAGTAGGAAGTGCAATTGAAAGTATTCTTGTAACAGTAGGATATAATAAAGCCCCTATACATGGTTTAGATAGTTATGAAGACTTAGGATTTACTACTTATCCTCAGGCAGTAACTGGGAGTATATCTCTTAGTACTGATGCTAAAGAAGGAACCCATTCACTACGCTTAAACTATGACTTTACTCAATCTGAAGAAACAAGGGCGGCTTATGTGTTGTTAGGCAGTCAAGGGCAGGGTATAAGCTTAAGTGGCAAGCCAAATAAGATTGGTATGTGGGTATATGGAAATAAAAGTGAGCATTGGCTAAGAGGTAAGCTTGTAGATAGTAAAGGAACATCATACAATATAGATTTTGATAAAACTATTGATTGGTCTGACTGGAAGTGGGTTACCGCAGATATTCCTGCAAATATAGCGTATCCGATAAAACTAGAGAGAGTATATTTAGTTGAAACAGACCCATCCAAAAAGGATATGGGGGAGATTTTAATAGACGGTCTAACTTCCTTGTATTCAGTTACTGTGGATAACAACCTACAAATCCCAAAAGAGACAACAGCAAATGATCCTTTAATGAGGAAATCAGAGCTGGCCGAAGGTGGATATAGGTTTGCAGTAGTTAGCGGAATTAATGAAGCTGATACTCTTCTTAAGGATCATATAGGAAACAAAATAACGAAGACAATCAATAATACAGACTTTGGACTAATACTAGGTAGTTATAATGCTAAGTTTAATGCTGGTTTGACTAAACCTAATATGATAGTCAATACAGGACATGGGGCAGTGAGTCATAAAAACACCTTATTTATTAGGCTAGACGATACTAAAAATGGCATAAGAGCAACTGATTATAATCAATGGATTTGGCTTAAACAAAAGCTAAGCAATCCGATAGAGAAAAACATTGTAGTATCTCTTCCTAAAGAAGTTTTTGGAGATAATGGATTTACCGATAAGCTAGAAGCACAACTTTTAGAAGAAGTTTTATTAGAGCAAAGGGAAAATGGGAAGAATGTTTTTGTAATAACTGAAGGACAAAAAACAGAGGTTCAGGTTAGAACTGGTATAAGGTATATAAAGCTTAATAAATCAAGTTCTAACAATACTTCAGATATTTTTAATTTGGAATATGTTTTATTCACAGTTAACGGAAATGATATAAGCTATGAAATACTACCCTTATTTCCAAAGGTTAAATAG
- a CDS encoding type II toxin-antitoxin system PemK/MazF family toxin, with translation MIVKRGDILYADLSPVIGSEQGGVRPVLVIQNDIGNKYSPTVIVSAITSQINKAKLPTHIEISAPEYGLPKDSVVLLEQIRTIDKKRLREKIGHFDDEMMNKVNECLKISIGLADY, from the coding sequence GTGATAGTGAAAAGAGGAGACATACTTTATGCTGACCTAAGTCCTGTCATAGGCTCTGAGCAGGGAGGAGTTAGGCCAGTATTAGTAATCCAAAACGATATTGGGAATAAATATAGTCCAACTGTAATAGTTTCTGCTATTACATCACAAATTAATAAAGCAAAGTTGCCAACACATATTGAAATAAGTGCTCCAGAGTATGGATTACCAAAGGACTCAGTAGTGTTACTGGAGCAAATAAGAACTATCGACAAAAAAAGGCTAAGAGAAAAAATAGGACATTTTGATGATGAAATGATGAATAAAGTTAATGAGTGTTTAAAAATAAGCATAGGGTTAGCGGATTACTAA
- a CDS encoding ribbon-helix-helix protein, CopG family → MAETKRIMISLPNSLLEEVDNIVSMESKNRSEFIREAMKLYLRERKKIQLKEVMKNGYREMSQINLYFAEMGIEEDYKELINYENRLTGREEW, encoded by the coding sequence ATGGCCGAAACAAAAAGAATCATGATTAGTTTACCTAATAGTCTACTAGAAGAGGTAGATAATATTGTATCTATGGAAAGCAAGAATAGAAGCGAATTTATTAGGGAGGCCATGAAGCTCTATCTAAGAGAACGAAAAAAGATACAGCTAAAAGAGGTAATGAAAAACGGCTACAGAGAGATGAGTCAAATCAACTTGTATTTTGCAGAAATGGGCATAGAGGAAGATTATAAGGAGCTAATAAATTATGAAAACAGACTGACAGGACGTGAAGAATGGTGA
- the alr gene encoding alanine racemase, translating to MSLKNFRPVWAEINLDNLVHNLREVRRLVGDKVIITSVIKADGYGHGAATIAQTLLENGTDRFAVATLSEAIALRKSGIKEDILILGYTPSCQDKLILENHITQTIYNVEDARSISEAAKNFGKIAKIHLKIDTGMGRLGFLPESESIEEIVNIFRLPNLYIEGIFSHFARADEADKEPTKAQFERFNYVVKELEKRGIEIPIKHIANSAAIIDLPEYHLDMVRAGIMLYGLYPSDQVKKENVNLKPVMTLKASISNVKTVKPGEGISYGHKFVTNMTTRIATIPIGYADGFTRLLNHKVEVSIKGERVPIVGNICMDQCMANVSNIKDVKIGDEVVLFGDGSMGEPSADEIGSIIGTINYEVVCMVSKRVPRVYIKNNEIVSVKDYLF from the coding sequence ATTTCTTTAAAGAATTTTAGACCGGTATGGGCTGAAATAAATTTAGATAATTTGGTCCATAATCTTAGAGAAGTAAGAAGACTTGTAGGTGATAAAGTTATTATTACTTCAGTAATTAAGGCAGATGGATATGGACATGGAGCTGCCACAATTGCTCAGACTCTTCTAGAAAACGGTACAGATAGGTTTGCGGTTGCCACATTATCTGAAGCTATTGCCTTAAGAAAATCAGGTATAAAAGAGGATATACTCATATTAGGCTATACTCCCAGTTGTCAGGACAAATTAATTTTAGAAAACCATATTACCCAAACCATATATAATGTTGAAGATGCAAGGTCAATATCAGAAGCAGCGAAGAATTTTGGTAAGATTGCTAAGATACATCTTAAGATAGATACTGGTATGGGAAGACTAGGCTTTTTACCTGAATCGGAATCAATAGAAGAGATAGTTAATATATTTAGATTACCCAATCTTTATATTGAAGGAATATTCTCCCACTTTGCAAGGGCTGACGAAGCTGATAAAGAACCTACAAAGGCACAGTTTGAGAGATTTAACTATGTAGTAAAGGAGCTTGAGAAAAGAGGCATAGAAATACCTATCAAGCATATTGCAAATAGTGCAGCTATAATAGATTTGCCAGAGTATCATTTGGATATGGTAAGGGCTGGGATAATGCTATATGGACTATATCCTTCTGATCAAGTAAAAAAAGAAAATGTCAACTTAAAACCAGTAATGACCTTAAAGGCATCTATTTCAAACGTCAAAACTGTAAAACCTGGTGAAGGGATAAGCTATGGCCATAAATTTGTAACAAATATGACTACGAGAATAGCCACTATACCAATTGGATATGCTGATGGTTTTACTAGGCTACTAAACCATAAGGTTGAAGTGAGTATAAAAGGTGAAAGGGTTCCTATAGTAGGTAATATATGTATGGACCAATGTATGGCAAATGTTTCAAATATTAAAGATGTGAAAATAGGAGATGAAGTTGTATTATTTGGAGATGGAAGTATGGGCGAACCAAGTGCAGATGAAATAGGAAGCATTATTGGAACTATAAACTATGAAGTAGTATGTATGGTAAGCAAAAGAGTTCCTAGAGTATATATAAAGAATAATGAGATTGTCAGTGTAAAGGACTACCTTTTTTAA
- a CDS encoding outer membrane lipoprotein-sorting protein: MKYSLSFFLILIIIFTYGCSKPLEKEEDVFYEVQKYFNEIETYRCIADVTVKGNKDTEIYKSKHVYKKPDKYVIEFLEPAENQGNIVLYDGKQAWLYNKQIDESFVIKDLEYEVDKNLFVGHFLKNILTNEENILSFDEIDGKGYIILETDIPGNNKYRNKERLWIDRKNYHPYKLNILDKDGEVSVEVIYSEFKANVKVNDEDFNIETGLHYIRKL; encoded by the coding sequence ATGAAGTACTCTTTATCATTTTTTCTGATTTTGATAATTATTTTTACTTATGGTTGTTCAAAACCTCTAGAAAAGGAAGAAGATGTTTTCTATGAAGTACAGAAGTATTTTAATGAAATAGAGACCTATAGATGTATTGCAGATGTTACGGTGAAGGGAAACAAAGACACTGAAATTTACAAATCAAAGCATGTTTATAAAAAGCCAGACAAATATGTTATAGAGTTTTTAGAACCTGCTGAAAATCAAGGAAATATTGTTTTATACGATGGCAAGCAAGCCTGGTTATATAATAAACAGATAGATGAATCCTTTGTAATCAAGGATCTTGAGTATGAAGTAGATAAGAATCTTTTTGTTGGGCATTTCTTGAAAAATATTTTAACAAATGAAGAAAACATCTTGAGTTTTGATGAAATAGATGGTAAAGGATATATAATTTTAGAAACTGATATCCCAGGTAATAATAAATACAGAAATAAAGAAAGGTTGTGGATTGATAGAAAAAATTATCACCCTTATAAATTGAATATATTAGATAAAGATGGTGAAGTATCTGTTGAAGTCATTTATTCAGAATTTAAAGCTAATGTAAAAGTAAATGATGAAGATTTTAATATAGAAACAGGATTACACTATATTCGTAAATTATAA